The following proteins are encoded in a genomic region of Sebastes fasciatus isolate fSebFas1 chromosome 14, fSebFas1.pri, whole genome shotgun sequence:
- the marco gene encoding uncharacterized protein marco — METSADQRDHISFTKSNPLFDMSLSRTDLYSFTPEDLKPARSRRQWCFYVIVIYLILQTILNAVLIHKVFTVGSSLSNTKLEKQISNDIPLDGKQGTDNIQTLLYNNSQETKTLRDNLTALKSQVTSLCGKEGQLGRLRSDLNLLNTSTLNLEGKLTNISVTPGGRGVAGLPGPKGDGGQKGEPGRPGESGAKGSPGAQGPPGDQAAAVHGPKGDPGLPGLNGLPGFNGTEGPAGPPGAKGDKGDPGNAPELTVRLVPGKYRGRVEVKHNGVWGTVCDDSFDTVDGRVICKMLGFQTAVTTFTATPGSGKIWLDDLRCLGTESDIFSCTHNGVGVSNCQHNEDAGLQCV, encoded by the exons ATCTGAAGCCAGCGAGGTCCAGAAGACAGTGGTGTTTTTATGTGATTGTTATTTACCTCATCTTGCAGACCATTCTTAATGCCGTTCTCATTCACAAAG TTTTCACGGTGGGGTCTTCACTATCTAACACCAAGTTGGAGAAACAGATCTCTAATGACATTCCCCTGGATGGAAAACAGGGCACTGACAACATCCAAACTCTCCTCTACAACAACAGTCAAGAAACCAAGACCTTGAGGGATAACCTAACGGCCCTGAAGAGCCAG GTCACCAGCCTGTGTGGAAAGGAGGGTCAACTGGGCAGGCTGCGGTCTGACCTGAACCTGCTCAACACCAGCACCCTCAACCTCGAGGGAAAACTGACAAACATCAGCGTCACCCCAG GTGGCCGTGGTGTTGCTGGCCTTCCGGGACCGAAGGGTGATGGAGGACAAAAAGGAGAACCTGGAAGGCCAGGTGAAAGTG GTGCCAAAGGGTCACCTGGGGCCCAAGGACCCCCAGGGGATCAAGCAGCAGCTGTACACGGACCAAAAGGAGACCCAGGGCTTCCAG GTTTAAATGGGCTTCCTGGTTTCAATGGAACTGAAG GTCCTGCCGGACCACCAGGTGCCAAAGGAGACAAGGGAGACCCAGGAAACGCACCAGAAT TGACTGTGCGTCTGGTGCCGGGGAAATACCGAGGGCGAGTGGAGGTGAAGCATAACGGGGTCTGGGGCACCGTGTGTGACGACAGCTTTGACACCGTGGATGGCAGAGTGATCTGTAAGATGCTGGGCTTCCAAACCGCCGTTACCACCTTCACTGCCACCCCGG GGTCTGGTAAGATCTGGCTGGATGATCTGAGATGTTTAGGAACAGAGTCGGACATCTTTAGCTGCACACATAATGGAGTTGGTGTTAGCAACTGCCAACACAATGAAGACGCCGGATTGCAGTGTGTCTAG